From the genome of Ptychodera flava strain L36383 chromosome 3 unlocalized genomic scaffold, AS_Pfla_20210202 Scaffold_27__1_contigs__length_13241970_pilon, whole genome shotgun sequence:
ATCAATAATAGTACTCATTTTGTAGAAAACAGATCTCAGAACACTTACTGGAACATTTAAGAGTCAACTgcaaaaatgtcatatttttttgaaaaatttcaaatagaaAAATTCGGTGACATAACAAGACACCATGACGTACGTAACACTGACATGGAACATAATGTCAGCAAAGCATTTTCATAGAACTAAGAACTCTACAACAAGCTGCATCTAATGCATGGCTATGGAATGTTTCAAGAGGAACATTAAGTCACTGTTCAAAAATTAGAGATATTTGAGAAATAACAACTTTTAGACATTTGTTACGTACACACATAGGACACCAAAGTccttgaaaacttgtaattttgtttacaaCTGGGGTCAAACACATACTTTTTAAacaaatgttcaaattatattttatctacattaaattcatcaaaattacaggATTACATGCCCTGTTTGTGTGTTTGGTGGCTCTCAGCTCAAGATTGGGTTCATCTGTACCCTGGACAGACCAAATTACCATACAAAACACAAGCACAACAATTTTGCTGTGAAGTGGATTAAAACATCCCCTGCAAGCAgaatcaaacaaacacaacttTACATTAATTTCCAATatatacaaattaattaaacaaAAACCCCCTGCGGAGGGCAGGAACAAACATGTTAATACTCTCATGAAATACTTCAAATATGGAGACAATCACAGCAAGAAGTTTCATATCACATCATTGTCAAATGAATGTTCCATCAATATCATCAAATGTCATCAATTTACCCTACTTCAGTTGTTTGTTTTAGTTTCTTATATTGACATTGGAGTTCATTCAAAGTTTGTCTTTGAATCTGAAATTTTAATCCCTGACCAATGAGGGGGATTGGTCCCCCAAAAATTCTGTCCCTGCTGATATTATCAATGTCCTCTCCATTTGGCCAAACGAACTCCCTTGCTCCCATCTTGTGAAGAAATGTGAATACAAAGAACCCATCTTGAATGGCTGTCGGCTTTCCAATAATGTAGGTTTTGCTGTAGTATACAGCATAAAACTGGAACAGCTGTATGacctgaaaatgaaatgaagtattaaatgttAACACTGCCAAAATAAGAGTGATCATCTTGCCATTTGTATATGAATTTTGCTCATCAAAAGGTCTCTCAAGCACAGTATATTACTTGCAAGCTTTACCAAAAAATAGTTACTAGATCGATACATCACGGCCAATTTTTATCAGTACGCAATATTCAACCTCAGCAAACTCACATGCATCCCAAGTAATTATCTGAGCATTTCAAAGATTCTTCCGAAAGCATCTTACTTGGTCTGTCTGTGTAACACTCCAAactcattttgcaaaatattaaccagatttgatttaaaaaaatttacttCTATGGTCTCCTGGTTGGTTTATGTAACGTAGGAGCAAATACTGGTAGGAGGATCTGCCTTCCAAGCACACGTAGGAGCAAATACTGGTAGAAGGATCTGCCTTCCAAGCACAAAACAACAGGTGCCATGGCAGCCAACCTTTGCaaaacatcatttgacacaaacctGTTCCAGTTTCTCCATAGGGAGAGTGGGTTCACCACTGTTGACATTATGTTCACTCTGGTTAGTGGTGCCTACAAGGGAGTTTAGGAAGCATGTGGTAATTGAGAAATTGAGAAGTCAACTGTAGCATTTAACTCCTGGGAAGTCATGAACCTTCCCAcaaatctgtacatttatggTTTGAATTACACagttacaaacaaaataaaggTGCTACTTTTAGGATTAGATTTCAACCTTGCTCGGTATTCTCTTTGCCTTTCAGCTGGTGTCTTTGCCACTTTTTTTGGTTTAATTTTAAGTGTTGGGGCTGAGCAGGGTTGCCGCTGCAAGTTCCAAAATTCCATTCTGAAAACAAATATCAGTCCATTTCAGTATTATTGTGAGAAAAATGTAACTGACGCTGCAGTTACATAAAAAATCTACTGTCCTATGAGTATGTGAATGAGTGAATCTATGTCTgtcaatctatctatcaatgTTATTTTATCCTTCAGGTTGGTGTTGTCTCTGTGCATACATGATTTAAATCCTGAAcaattatttctgaattattctGAAATTACCAGCATAAGGAAAGATTGTTATTTCAATAACCACGAAGACTTATTACAGAGTACAACGCTGTGTACTAAATCATCATCTTGATGAagccatttttttacaaatgcTTAAGTCCAAATTTCAAGTGTACATTAttatggattttttttcaaaatgaaaataaaacaattaataAATGAGTGATATGAAAGGatatattcaaaacatgaaaaccCAGCAGTGTACGTAAATATGATTTggtgaatttgtcattttctactaCACTAAGTCAAGGTGACATGGTCACGTGTTTACAAATTGTAGAGTGCAACTTCAAAGTCACGACCTTCTACAGAACCTACTAATATTTACAAGACGAACTCCCCATCTCAATCAGATTAGTACTTTCGACTAAACAATTATTTCAGAACAAAAGCTCCAGTATCAATCACCAAAATAGGTCTCCTTATCGCCGAGTTTCCGATAAACTTTAACGCCACGTACGTCATagtggacgccattttgttttacacTTGCATGTGTCCAAATTACGAACGGGTACGTAACtatgtatttttttctaaaacgaacacaaaaataataaacagtcAGTCGAATGAAAGGGCAAGACTCGAGCTTTAAAATACTGCAACGTAATCAAATTCAATAAAATCTATAGGTCGTTTTCAAGAAATTCGCAACGTTCGTCATGACAGACTAGATCGAGGTCACGTTTGTTTACAAAGTTTGGAGTCCACACTACGAGCGTGCACAGCTGCCGATATTACCAAAACGAACtcctacaaaatacaaaatgcccAGTTTTCTGACAGAGTACACatcaaaaatagtaaaaaaatacCCCTGTATTAGTTAGTTTTGTAGGTACGAGAGCCATTTTCAAGAAATCTAAACGTTCGTCATGGTTGAAgctatttttttttgacaaatgttgaTGTCCAAATTACGAACATACGGAATTGCATGAAATTCGAACCTGCATAGAAGCCCACATCTCAAAATAAGTTATGACAAAGACgagataaaaatttaaaaagtacttCACGACAAATCAATTTATGCGTGTATTACTGACATTTTTTAGTATAAAATCACGACGTACGTCACAACGGAAGCAAAGTTTTTTTACGAATATTGGAGTCCCAATTACGAGCGTACATgaaacatttgtatttttcgaAGCAATTACCAAACTAAAACAAATGATGGGTCTGATCAAAGTCCTACgattcaaacatgaaaaaaatgcagaGTGAGTAAATTTGGTTGGCAAGTGGCATCATTTTCTAGAAATTCGCAACGCTCGTCATGACAGACACTACTGCCGGGTCgcctttgtttacaaattctgGAGTCCAAATTACGAGCGTATTGACATAccgaaattttcaaaaaataagggAAGGCAGAAGAAAATAAGATATGATGAAAGAGCAAACATTCGAGCAAGAAAATCCTCCCCATTATTGATCAATCTTACGGGACCACTGACTGTTTCCTAGAAATTCGCATCGTTCGTCACGGAGACTACATGTCTGTGAACCTATGATTTACTGCCCGTCCATACCACCctgtaaaacattcaaaaaatgCGGTCCACTGactcaaaaacatgaaagaaataATTTCACTTACTGTACTTGAACATTTCATCTTACCTTTTAGTGTGGTACGATGTTGGAAAACATCCAACAAACGCATTTTTCCTCCACTCGAATGGGCAGCAAATTTCAGTGTAACGTACGCTACACGCGAATGAACTTGAGGACACCACAGATAGTGCGAATATTTCCCGCCAATCAAGTACAGTGTAGTAAAACCGTGACGTCAGAATGTTGCGTCTTGGGTTGGTGTTTCTAAAATTAGATCAAGCTTGCGGAAGCGTACTTGCTGAATAGGGTTGGACGTCAAGAGTTACGTTCGTCACAAAACGGACACCATGGCTTTCATTGAAATTCAAGCCATTCAAACTCATTCATTTCGGCAAGTGGTAAAATACTATAAACTGATGTAAATATCCTAAGTGCATATCATCAGATTTTTGAATCctgatttgaaaatttatttctagtagttgtaataaaatgctgttgttATGTTCGTAACAAAAAGGACACCATGAGTGACACGCATAACATGATTTTCATGCGTAAAAAAATCGCCTTTGGCAAGTTATGCTGAAATCTACGAAGATGATACTCTAATCTAGGTATATTCATGCAATCTAACTCAAATTATTAAATCAAATACCCGTTCATGTATATCCAGGAGCAGTGCATGTTTCACTGGTAATTTTCATGTTACGTTTTCAACCTCTATTTTTGGTGGACATATCAAATATTTAGAGCtctgacaaaaatataaaaacaaatattcaacTGAATTTATTACAACTATCTCTACACAAACTGGATAAGCTATAAAGgtggaaaaattacaagatAACATCTATTCTTCTTACAccagcaaattttattttcacaccATGCATGCACTCCAGTATTGTATTTGTACAGATATACATACCAAGTGTCATTaattttgattgagtcaattcagatatataggaaagttcattaaatatgcaaatcagcaactGTCTTTCATGTCACTCCTTTGTACCTTTTATGACTAATTTAtcctggtgtgatcaacatttgtagcaaaattGTGTGCAATAGTTCACAATGTATACCCgtttttgtctgaaataattaattatgtaaatgagcaaaaagtatgcaagtcACATCCACCAACAActgatcagttcttgccatttgtaaACTgaatctgtgtaccaaatttgattctgatctgataagccctTTTAGAGATATCGGGCCAAcaagatggacagacagacatcgttgTGACATAAGCCTTACACCTTATTACTCAAAGACGGGTGGACTGTATGTAAAGTACAAATGGCAATTTAATGGGCAGTTCAGGTATTTGGAGCAAACTGTCCAAGACACAATAGATAGCACTGCCAAAGGAGTCATGTACTGATCCAACAGTGAAGTCAGATCCCGtaaggagtacggtgcccagagTAACAGACCTCTTCGCATTTATACCATGCAACACTAACTGCCCAATAATCGTATAAGGAACCAATAAAGATTCAAAAACTTGACGAGGAAAGACTGAAGGAAACATCGAAAGCGAATGCCACACGTCTCAAGGTGGGGCCAACACTCGGAAACAGATTATTAGAACAACACTCGAGTCAGACGttaaaaaaacttaaaagttCGCCACAAGCTTCTTGTCCAGGTTTTCGTACTACAGAGGTTGGGCCTGCCTCCTCACTCTACGATCCGCGAACTTCGATCGACTGTCAAATCACGGACCGTGGTCAAAGCTACGCCGCAAGCACCAAGATGTGTTGTACCTTGCTTGACCAGTACATGTAAATGACCTCCGAGAGGCCAAACATCTTTTCCCGACGTCTGCCTCTGCATATGTTGGCAGATATGTAACTTTTTCGTCCTAGATCTAGCACGGCGGTTAGGGTACGCTTGGGTACGCTATTTAGCACAACACCATAGCACATGTATCATTCCGCAAAACCAAGTTGTTCGGGATATAATTGGACATTACCATGACAGATGGGGTTATAATCATATTTATCAATGTAATAGTCATATTTCATTAATTAGAAGATCTTATATACTCTAGCTTGCCCTAGATTCCACCAAGACAGATCAGATTATTTATTGACGCGGAATGATATTGAAGGCACTTCGGCACTTCCCACGAGGGTGAGCAGTCACATGACATGGCAATGCGTGTTGTATGTACCAGTATTTGGTACCCATAATGCAATTGGGGTCGCTCTGCCAAGGCCAGTTAGTCTCGgtacacaggcgctccttagttgagtagtctgctaagtggatcgattttcggatcgatctattgatcccgtagtcgatatgcccgccactgcagcCTAGgctgcagtggcgggcatatcgactacgggatcaatagatcgatccgaaaatcgatccacttagcagactacccaactaaggagcgcctgtgtctCGGTACACCACAGGCGCGGcgttagggaccgtctcagattgtcgcagaagttcaaaaagcgaaatttattcgtttaggggggggagggagtttgacctccattcaattagtgaacttcactttcgcacttttattttgtgatcacaagttttcgtgtgtttattttaaattaaagaaaaactgcacactcgtgccaacaaatttgtaactgtttccatctcgtttgtgccccaaacacaatttactgataggaacattgtattctaaacatttcattcatcaaattatgtaCATAGACAAAAAGTAtaatctttttaaaaatgtgctatttataagcgtctgctctaaccactagatgtctttattctcacttattatgcacctggtcatagtcgtttcaatatgattgaacatgcctgggcccccttgtcaaagtttctcgcttatttaccgcccctaccaagtacaaattgcgtgttcacaaagagaacagcacaagagatgcaaaaagggaaagtaaaataaaatgaaacttttatgcggtaaaatgccctgttagtagtcaaatctgatcgattactttaattgtaatgtggcaaggggagtacgtctttagtagctatagcaaaatccaacattgtactctcaggtagacatgaacatttcgcacttttgaagtttcgtttagggggagggggagggggttttgatctaaacgaagaaatttcgtttcttgaacttctgcgacaatctgagacggtcccttatgtGGACCGGGAAGTTAGTAAAGTGTAGTTtgtgagtttatgctacgttccgacgttctgataTGTAGATGGTAAGGCTACATTTCAGAACGTCGGAACGAAGCATCAACTCACATTATAGGCCTAAACTACACTTTACCAACTACCcgcaagaaaaataaaaagtctgTTTCTCATCAATTCACACCCGACGCATAAATCTTTTTTTCAGCTCATGGGGactcaaatgaaaaaaatccgcaaaaatacgcgacgatagtgcaaaACACAGTGTTgtaacaaaataactgacacttacatttcattcagaactgtacacatgaCAAAACTGCATTTCTGCACtgaaagtcaaaccacagaactgttgctatacaaaaatactaaaacaaCACTGCTATGCATTTATCTCTGAGCGCATTTCTAAGATGTGTTCATgttttttgcgcgttcttgttggttgaagaataaaaaaaaataaaatctgaaggAAGGGGTGATGTTAAGCGATGTAGCGTTGTAAATAGGCTGGTTgcccaatatttttattttatgcatataatgtgcaatatcttaacaataatttatgtaaaaataaacaaaatgttggATTGGAGATCTAAATCATTCTACAAAGTATGGATAAGGCGTGGTCATTACTTTTAAGTTTGTAACAGCTTtaacttttgttttgaaaggCCTGAGAAGAgataatttaaattcttatgcacattttcagcgggaaaatagctaaaactttcatttattattcaatgtggatcacatgtaaataaaacatgtgcagcatttcaagaaaggaactgaaagtaaatatatcgggTTGGGCAACGCTTTATACCGGAGATTCATAATTTCTTCATTCGAATAggataaagtgggtgtatttcaaatccttctagctgccaaattaatctggtgacatattgacttttttgttgtaatattatcTTCACATATTAGTCTTACTGtaagagaaaaaaaagaaaattgttggtaaaaaatttaGTGGCTCGATCACCATTAGGCCTAAACATATACGGAGCTGATTAAGAATAAAGTATTGTTATTTCCTGCAGAGTAGAGTTCCAAAAACATCCTTTAAGCTTACAGAAGACTGTTAGATTGTACGTAGAAAATTAGTGTGGCTGTCCAAGTTGAGGAAGTTACATAGACTGTCGATAGTCCCTCAGACCTGTTCTGTATGACTACAACAGTATTAGACAGAgaaaggcacaagggactgtcgatAGTCTAGAAGTTATACTATGCTTTGCTTATCAAAACAGAAAGAGaaactgctgagtcagcattttttgcaGGGTCTTTTGTACAGAAAGGAATATTCTTGAAATTTTATCTCGAAATCTAGGAGGATGACATTACTTTTGAATATGATTTTCAAAAGGCCTCCTACATTCCAAgtcttttgtgaaagtttcaagaaacaAGGATGCTTTCTTGCATTTCTACATGCAAACCAATGGAACTGGATGATAATGCGATTTCCATGGGAAGTCCCCTATATACATTAATCTCTTTTGACGTTCCAATAACATTAACATGTTTCAGTACACCGTGATCAAATTCAACATATCGGCAATCAGGAGCCGAGGAAAATATCTGCACGGTTTTTGTTTGAGCCGAAGagtagtaaaattatgaaaaaaaaatgtgaaattgaaTGTTCTACGGCATACACCGAGGCGGGCCCAAATCCGATACATATATAGAGAGTGACGATGTCTAATATGAATGTGATCTAGGTGTCTCCGACAAACCAGACCTTCACTAGTTAACCTCAGccctacatttatttttcacttttcgCACCAGTTACTCCCGAAATTAACGTTTTATGTTGTCTAGGCTCGTAGAGAACGAAATGTTTACGTGTAAAACTTTATCTTTCAACACAGAACATCCGTAAACATATTCAGTTTTCTGTCATCTTACTGAGTATCGAGGTAAATCTAGCTTGCTGTCCGGagtaaagggacataagctgtaagtTGTGGCAAGTTtatcagtattctgcttctgtatatcaactactatCAAcattgtcatgctgaaattttgagtaagcctttattctttttgtcaacaaagcttgtatgtgtgtagtgatcattgtttattgtttacaaatgaattataTATCCGGACtttaatacaattttcaacaataacaatgtaggttatactcatataggttgtgttgatacgctaaatacttggcattaaaattagtttagggattcaatgcagaaagtgtagggaaaccacaaaacaaaaattctgaaaaaatagccaaaagatataGCTTATGGAactgaatccctaaactgtaatagggctgttcacagtttacgtcactgttctctcattaatatgcaaaaataaatatttgtccgcatttttagattacgcttttgaaaattacgcatgcaagaacgatgaaaatacatctcagtgggcgactgctagtgtaacagtgaatactaaaaaacatattcacaactcagagtacaagctgccaaaacagccatgtatgcaacattgataaaatttgtccgcatttcaagttGCGTGTCCGatgtacagctatatttagtaacacacctgtaaccgtgaacagcgctattgcaAATGCGTACATTCTTAGTCTTCCTTGGTCCTACATCGGAGCGATGGAATTAGCGGGGAGAACTCTGGCCAACATACGATCAAGGTATTCCGTGGTTCTGAACCTGCAATCCCTAGATTCTGGCACCtgtatgtattttatttgtccgtaaaaaacataaataataCTGAAGCTATAGCTTCTATCGCGCCTACACAATGACCATTACAATGTCAACGTAACGCAACACGAAAGGGATTCTTATCACAGTTCATAGCTAGAACAGACAAATTTGCCTTTCTCTGTGTTCAAATACATTTACTCATCCACGTTGAACTGTACACGGTGAAGTACAAGTGATATCAGTCTCAAATTTTGTGTACAAGTGCAATCTAATGTGGTTTCCGCTGACATTTTCAAACTATGAATATGCGCAATGGTTGACTCGGGCTTCTGCGGATTCCATTTTACAAACCGTACGATTTCTTCGCAATTGCCTGATCGTCTGCTTCCTTTTTCATGGCATAAACTAAACGTCATCAAGGTACTTTGCGGTAGAGACGATCGGGTTACTTTTGTGTGACGTTTTCCGCATATCCACCATATTTCTACACCGCTTTCTCTGCTCTTTCTTGATAGCCTACTGTGGTTATTCTAATACGCGTTTATCAATCGCACATATGGTGTCACCTGAGTATAAAAAGAGTAAGTGTAAACATCGCTACCCAGGTTTGACACCATTCGCCTAACTTTTGACCGAAGAAATGCTGATCAAATGTTGACATTTGATCCCTGTTTTATTTTTCCCTCTAACGCGATTCTGACGCACATTAGGCCTAGTTAGGCCTAGGCCTACTACTTGTTGGCTGCAAGTCCGCTTTGCACCTATACGCggcccatagacgtgtgtagaTACACGTTAACGTTAACGTGCACGTGTAGTAAAATAAttcaataatttaatttaatgtgtACTTTAATAGTATaaaaactaaataaaacacTATAATTATGTAAAATGAAAGCCAGAACAGCACACACATTCTCCCAGAATTAACACCCCTCCCCCCACCCCCGGATTCGACTTCGTGTAGCTTTAGGGCTTCCGCAGAGAGCAAAGCCGAGAATGTGAAGGCAGTAGTGCTGTACATATGAGAACTAAACGCTCGccaagataaaaaaataagcaAACGCATGAGAAAAAACGCTAGCGAAGAGGTTGAACTCCCAATCATCTTAACCCCCTCCcctaaggtagaacgcgccgaggggacagaaattcgggctttaattttaaattttatcaattctcttctgacctaccacttgtggggctcattttataACTCGATGATGGCAAAGTTTTTACCGTCTTATATTACaaacacagtcacttgtgatctattcagctctgggattgcgccccatagacgtgtgtctatttctcaggcatatgtacataCGTATACGTCTATGGGGCacatagtcccagagctgaatagatcacaagtgactgtgattacaaatgacctcaaaagagggataaaatTGCAGGAAGTGCAaatgaatacagtaaaatattggcCGCCtagcgggaaataaaacacttgcaacccacagacgtttcgggtgcaagGTCGGGTCTAACGATGGGGTTGCAAAGGTGTTTGGGTGTACAACATTAGGCCTATTTGGCCAAACCACTCTTGTCAACAGGTGTGTACAGGTGGGGCTAAACCTGTCTTAGATGTTGGGT
Proteins encoded in this window:
- the LOC139126492 gene encoding uncharacterized protein, with amino-acid sequence MRLLDVFQHRTTLKGTTNQSEHNVNSGEPTLPMEKLEQVIQLFQFYAVYYSKTYIIGKPTAIQDGFFVFTFLHKMGAREFVWPNGEDIDNISRDRIFGGPIPLIGQGLKFQIQRQTLNELQCQYKKLKQTTEVG